One window of the Leptotrichia massiliensis genome contains the following:
- a CDS encoding tetratricopeptide repeat protein, with protein sequence MGIFDFFKSSDKRRNKNNEINENNINTNVNQPNRQIRREIYDIVNNESEVMENNNYSDDFKEISYYDEFGKEFKMPKKDWLNKKLYPAVRKNWSNMDGLYPIIQDAFSKEVYPEIKEAVLRFYAADEDFERKLILLGTYHVRTGAYQNAVELYEKNLNINNMTEGLCIAYAEALELCGRAADSEKKYYEALEINPNSATAFKKYFDIVKKRSSSEYENKMEKLSAIRGNWRAKMMQAVVYFKKGDKETGNYFLITALKESGYNSEVMYITSSIYILNELYDEFKQYVLAYYNPENHNAHTALNVLKYYKVKDMYKEGLELCKFTSKFPWIEHYKKFMYYEDYFWKLKVKAENKDKQEKTANRFFSTNKPLWYYEFNHPEFMLNQNRRVKPNILILTFTSIGEKSELAENLAISLPLYLNENLHYKTNLNYQLAIAYNNENLFVSKKRYSTDYMKLIRQQNNNLNFVLAGNILKMPNVEKYEIEIYLYDTFNEQKSSLINKIYDENTIYNVQNDLLKSVSSFFERDFAIKYEKNMNNLVLFSPKMKFLIQSKVHKEHQSWRYKKLLSDQIDVVLEDRNNDLKKINLLELLYEIKQTNSQLLKFQKPIIYSMNIHGIFETQTLKILAPIIFKIYDDDVNFQANIEALNITDSNYLSWINKFSGE encoded by the coding sequence ATGGGGATTTTTGATTTTTTTAAATCTTCTGATAAGAGGAGAAATAAAAATAATGAAATAAATGAAAATAATATAAATACTAATGTTAATCAACCCAACCGTCAAATTAGAAGAGAAATTTACGATATTGTAAATAATGAATCAGAAGTTATGGAAAATAATAATTATTCAGATGATTTTAAGGAAATTTCTTATTACGATGAATTTGGAAAAGAATTTAAAATGCCTAAAAAGGACTGGCTTAATAAGAAATTATATCCAGCTGTAAGAAAAAACTGGAGTAATATGGACGGATTATATCCTATAATACAGGATGCTTTTTCAAAAGAAGTTTATCCTGAAATAAAAGAAGCTGTGTTAAGATTTTATGCGGCTGATGAAGATTTTGAAAGAAAACTAATTTTGCTTGGAACTTATCATGTGAGAACGGGAGCTTATCAAAATGCTGTTGAGCTTTATGAAAAAAATCTAAATATTAATAATATGACGGAAGGACTTTGTATAGCTTATGCTGAAGCATTGGAACTTTGTGGACGTGCTGCAGATTCTGAAAAAAAATATTATGAAGCATTAGAAATAAATCCAAATTCTGCAACAGCATTTAAAAAATATTTTGATATTGTGAAAAAAAGAAGCAGTAGCGAATATGAAAATAAAATGGAAAAATTGTCTGCAATAAGAGGAAACTGGCGAGCAAAAATGATGCAAGCGGTTGTTTATTTCAAAAAAGGCGATAAGGAAACTGGAAATTATTTTTTGATAACGGCTTTGAAAGAGTCTGGATATAATTCAGAAGTAATGTATATTACATCAAGTATTTATATTTTGAACGAGCTTTATGATGAATTTAAGCAATATGTATTGGCATATTATAATCCTGAAAATCATAATGCCCACACTGCTTTAAATGTACTAAAATATTATAAAGTAAAAGATATGTATAAAGAAGGACTAGAACTTTGTAAATTTACTTCAAAATTCCCTTGGATAGAGCATTACAAAAAATTTATGTACTACGAGGATTATTTTTGGAAGTTAAAAGTGAAGGCAGAAAATAAAGATAAACAAGAGAAAACAGCAAATCGATTTTTTTCAACAAATAAACCTCTTTGGTATTATGAATTTAACCATCCTGAATTTATGTTGAACCAAAATAGACGTGTAAAACCAAATATTCTTATTTTGACATTTACATCAATTGGAGAAAAATCAGAATTGGCTGAAAATCTTGCAATTTCTCTGCCTTTATATTTAAATGAAAATTTACATTATAAGACAAACTTAAATTATCAGTTGGCAATTGCCTATAATAATGAAAATCTTTTTGTATCTAAAAAACGTTACAGTACAGATTATATGAAACTAATAAGACAACAGAACAATAATTTAAATTTTGTATTGGCTGGGAATATTTTAAAAATGCCGAATGTTGAAAAATATGAAATTGAAATTTATTTATACGATACTTTTAATGAACAAAAGTCAAGTTTGATTAATAAAATTTATGATGAAAATACGATTTATAATGTTCAAAATGATTTATTAAAATCAGTAAGCAGTTTTTTTGAAAGAGATTTTGCGATAAAATATGAAAAAAATATGAATAACCTAGTTTTATTTTCACCAAAAATGAAATTTTTGATTCAAAGCAAAGTTCATAAGGAGCATCAATCGTGGCGATACAAAAAATTACTTTCTGATCAGATTGATGTGGTGCTTGAAGATAGAAATAATGACTTGAAGAAAATCAACTTGTTAGAACTTTTGTATGAAATAAAACAAACAAACAGTCAATTATTAAAATTTCAAAAACCAATTATTTATAGTATGAATATTCACGGAATATTTGAAACACAGACATTAAAAATACTTGCACCAATCATATTTAAAATATATGATGATGATGTTAATTTTCAAGCAAATATAGAAGCATTGAATATTACAGACTCAAATTATTTGAGCTGGATAAATAAATTTTCGGGAGAATAA
- a CDS encoding N-acetylmuramoyl-L-alanine amidase translates to MKKNITKLLLLTSILSIGSIMNAHNKDVSNDVKKPPINIRIDENGQVMKDQTGNNNSSRNNNNQSGRGGTQTIKNSAGSITVDSSYTSTGQNYRQRFIILHYTAMNREGSLKALTTNEVSAHYLISDQKNDPVYYLVDENKRAWHAGASEWKTSKNLNDSSIGIEIVNNGNVSGNFEPFRDFQIKEVAVLVKYLADKYEIPATNILGHSDIAPQRKPDPGPLFPWEELYRKHNIGMWYDNDKKSFYETEYSSTWNTLPAATVQAEFNKFGYTISTTGKWDEQTKNVIKVFQYHFRPSKYDGKLDLETYAILKALNDKYNSK, encoded by the coding sequence ATGAAAAAAAATATAACAAAATTATTATTACTAACGTCAATTTTGTCAATTGGAAGTATTATGAATGCTCATAATAAAGATGTTTCGAATGATGTAAAAAAACCGCCAATAAATATACGTATTGATGAAAATGGACAAGTAATGAAAGATCAGACAGGTAATAATAACAGTAGTAGAAATAATAACAATCAGTCTGGAAGAGGTGGCACACAAACAATTAAAAATTCAGCAGGTTCAATAACAGTTGATTCTTCTTACACTTCAACAGGACAAAATTATAGACAAAGATTTATAATTTTACATTATACAGCGATGAACAGAGAAGGGTCACTTAAAGCATTGACAACCAACGAAGTGAGTGCTCATTATTTAATATCAGATCAAAAAAATGATCCAGTATACTATTTAGTGGATGAAAATAAAAGAGCATGGCATGCTGGAGCAAGTGAGTGGAAAACCAGTAAAAATCTAAATGATAGTTCAATTGGAATTGAAATTGTTAATAATGGAAATGTAAGTGGAAATTTCGAGCCATTTAGAGATTTTCAAATTAAGGAAGTTGCTGTTCTTGTAAAATATTTAGCGGATAAATATGAAATTCCTGCAACGAATATTTTGGGACATTCAGATATTGCTCCTCAAAGAAAGCCTGATCCAGGTCCATTATTTCCATGGGAAGAATTGTATAGAAAACATAACATAGGAATGTGGTATGATAATGATAAAAAATCATTTTACGAAACTGAATATTCAAGTACTTGGAATACATTACCAGCTGCCACTGTACAAGCAGAATTTAATAAATTTGGATATACAATTAGTACAACAGGAAAATGGGACGAGCAAACTAAAAATGTAATAAAAGTATTCCAATATCATTTTAGACCGTCTAAGTATGATGGAAAACTTGATTTGGAAACTTATGCGATCTTAAAAGCATTAAATGATAAATATAATAGTAAATAA
- a CDS encoding pyridoxal phosphate-dependent aminotransferase has translation MKKFSKRVLDMHYSPIRKLVPYIDEANRSGVKVYQLHIGQPDVETPDTFFEGLNNYKEKIVKYTNSAGIIELRESFSKSYAKVGIDILPEDILITQGGSEAIQITLQTICNPGDEVLVPEPYYTNYDSFLRIADAKLVPIETSIENHYHLPEREEIEKLITPKTKAIMFSNPSNPTGIVFKTEEMELIRDIAIKHDLYIITDEVYRQFIYDEEIEKSYQSFMSIKEIEDRVILVDSISKHYSACGARIGVIASKNKDFLAQALKFCQARLSVSTIEQYASTNLINTLDTYIDNTKLEYKVRRDMIYNNIIKIPGVVTYKPSSALYLIAELPVDDIEKFAIWLLTEFRYENQTLSFAPGPGFYTTPGKGTKEARFSFCTHNLIEIENGMKVLKKALEEYNKK, from the coding sequence ATGAAAAAATTTTCAAAAAGAGTTTTAGACATGCACTATTCACCAATTAGAAAATTAGTGCCATATATTGATGAAGCAAATAGATCTGGTGTGAAAGTATATCAATTACATATAGGGCAGCCTGATGTAGAAACGCCAGATACATTCTTTGAAGGATTAAATAACTATAAGGAAAAAATCGTTAAATATACAAATTCGGCAGGGATCATTGAATTGAGGGAATCATTTTCAAAATCTTATGCAAAAGTTGGAATTGATATTTTGCCTGAAGATATATTGATTACTCAAGGTGGAAGCGAGGCTATTCAAATTACATTGCAAACTATTTGTAATCCAGGAGATGAAGTTTTAGTCCCAGAACCATATTATACAAATTATGACAGTTTTTTGAGAATTGCCGACGCAAAGTTAGTTCCAATTGAAACATCTATTGAAAATCATTATCACTTGCCAGAAAGAGAAGAAATTGAAAAATTAATTACTCCAAAAACAAAGGCAATAATGTTTTCAAATCCAAGCAATCCTACTGGAATTGTTTTCAAAACAGAAGAAATGGAGTTAATTAGGGATATTGCAATAAAACATGATTTATATATTATTACTGATGAAGTTTATAGACAGTTTATTTATGATGAAGAAATTGAGAAAAGTTATCAGTCGTTTATGTCAATAAAAGAAATTGAAGATAGAGTGATTTTAGTTGACAGTATTTCAAAACACTATAGTGCATGTGGGGCAAGAATAGGAGTTATTGCTTCTAAAAATAAAGACTTTTTAGCACAAGCGCTAAAATTCTGTCAAGCGAGACTATCAGTATCGACAATTGAGCAATATGCAAGTACAAACTTAATTAATACGTTGGATACTTACATTGACAATACAAAATTAGAATACAAAGTAAGACGTGATATGATTTATAATAATATCATAAAAATACCAGGAGTTGTAACATATAAGCCAAGCAGTGCATTATACTTAATTGCAGAACTTCCAGTAGATGATATTGAAAAATTTGCAATCTGGCTATTGACTGAATTTAGATATGAAAACCAAACATTATCGTTTGCACCAGGGCCTGGATTTTATACAACGCCAGGAAAAGGTACAAAGGAAGCTAGATTTTCGTTTTGTACACATAACTTGATTGAAATTGAAAATGGAATGAAAGTGTTGAAAAAGGCACTGGAAGAGTATAATAAAAAATAG
- a CDS encoding epoxyqueuosine reductase QueH, whose translation MKNIGNIEQLESTKNTESYIERDIKNAKEILERMNPNQKINYHTILTKLISDWKNKDIRPKILIHSCCAPCSTYTLEFLTQYADVTVLFANNNIHPKAEYMKRALVQEEFIKKFNERTGNNVGFIEDEYKPMVFYKAVKGLEKEKEGGARCTACFQMRLDIVAKKAQELGFDYFGSALTLSPHKNSQLINTLGLEIQEIFDVKYLPSDFKKNNGYKRSVDMCAEYDVYRQCYCGCVFAAMDQGIDLNEYK comes from the coding sequence ATGAAAAATATTGGAAATATTGAACAATTGGAAAGTACAAAAAATACGGAAAGTTATATTGAAAGGGATATAAAAAATGCAAAGGAAATTCTGGAAAGAATGAATCCTAATCAGAAAATTAATTATCATACGATTTTGACAAAACTGATTTCAGATTGGAAAAACAAGGATATTCGTCCTAAAATATTGATTCATAGTTGCTGTGCGCCTTGCAGTACTTATACGCTGGAATTTTTAACGCAATATGCAGACGTGACCGTTCTGTTTGCAAATAATAACATTCATCCAAAGGCAGAATATATGAAAAGAGCCTTGGTACAGGAGGAATTTATTAAGAAGTTCAACGAGCGTACTGGAAATAATGTTGGATTTATTGAAGATGAATATAAGCCGATGGTCTTTTATAAAGCTGTGAAAGGGCTGGAAAAGGAGAAGGAAGGTGGAGCAAGATGTACTGCCTGTTTTCAGATGAGGCTTGACATTGTGGCAAAAAAGGCTCAGGAATTGGGGTTTGACTATTTTGGAAGCGCCTTGACGTTAAGTCCGCATAAGAACAGCCAGCTGATAAACACGTTGGGACTCGAAATTCAGGAAATTTTTGATGTAAAATATCTGCCATCTGACTTTAAGAAAAATAACGGATACAAACGTTCAGTTGATATGTGTGCAGAATATGATGTGTATAGGCAATGTTACTGTGGATGCGTATTTGCCGCGATGGATCAGGGGATTGATTTGAATGAGTATAAATAG
- a CDS encoding type III toxin-antitoxin system ToxN/AbiQ family toxin, producing MNEKDKLYFITLTSNYLKYLGIYENKVSLKANRPFIGIVFKVNNKEYFAPLSSPKEKHKRMKTNIDFFKIDKGNLGIINFNNMIPVINNDICRNKLDLEMLSKSLNTDDIKYFRLLKNQLKYCEKNKNIILAKAEKIYNIFTKNLEKLSESQKKMYRRVNNFKVLEHASKEFENEYITESL from the coding sequence ATGAATGAAAAGGATAAATTATATTTTATAACATTAACGTCAAATTATTTAAAATATTTAGGGATTTATGAAAATAAAGTTTCATTAAAAGCAAACAGACCATTTATAGGAATAGTTTTTAAGGTAAATAACAAAGAGTATTTTGCACCATTATCTTCTCCAAAAGAAAAACATAAAAGAATGAAAACTAATATAGATTTTTTCAAAATAGATAAAGGTAACTTAGGAATTATTAATTTTAACAATATGATACCTGTTATCAATAATGATATATGTAGAAATAAATTGGATTTAGAAATGCTAAGTAAGAGTTTAAATACAGATGACATAAAATATTTTAGATTATTAAAAAATCAATTGAAATATTGTGAAAAAAATAAAAATATTATACTTGCAAAAGCTGAAAAAATATATAATATTTTTACAAAAAATCTTGAGAAATTAAGTGAATCGCAGAAAAAAATGTATAGAAGAGTAAATAACTTTAAAGTGCTGGAGCATGCTTCAAAAGAATTTGAGAATGAATACATAACAGAATCACTTTAA
- a CDS encoding response regulator transcription factor: protein MRILIVEDERMINDIIARTLRKENYSVDSCFDGQEALDYIFSAEYDVLILDIMLPKLDGFEVLKRIRNKGIQTPVLFLTARESVQDRVKGLDYGADDYLIKPFDFEELLARIRVILRKNSIKSDSVGNVFKIANLTVDCNMHTVFRDEKKIKLSPKEFSILEYMIRNKKRVISKEKIEQHIYDFDSEINSNVIEVHIRLLRKKIDTDFTPKLIHTIRGVGYVLKEENE from the coding sequence ATGAGAATTTTGATAGTAGAAGACGAGAGAATGATAAATGACATTATAGCTAGAACGCTAAGAAAAGAGAATTATAGTGTTGATAGTTGTTTTGATGGGCAAGAGGCGTTAGATTATATTTTTTCTGCAGAATATGATGTGCTGATACTAGATATAATGCTTCCTAAATTAGATGGGTTTGAAGTGTTGAAGAGAATACGGAATAAGGGAATACAGACTCCTGTATTGTTCCTTACTGCGAGAGAAAGTGTTCAGGATAGAGTAAAAGGGCTGGATTATGGAGCTGATGATTATTTGATAAAGCCATTTGATTTTGAAGAACTGCTTGCACGTATCCGTGTAATTCTTAGAAAAAATAGCATAAAGTCTGATTCAGTAGGAAATGTTTTTAAGATAGCCAATCTTACGGTTGACTGCAATATGCATACTGTATTCAGGGATGAAAAGAAAATAAAGTTGTCTCCAAAAGAATTTTCAATATTAGAATATATGATAAGAAACAAAAAAAGAGTTATTTCAAAAGAAAAAATTGAGCAGCATATTTATGATTTTGACTCTGAAATAAACAGTAATGTAATAGAAGTGCATATAAGGCTTTTAAGAAAAAAAATTGATACAGATTTTACGCCTAAATTAATTCACACTATAAGAGGTGTAGGATATGTCTTGAAGGAAGAAAATGAATAA
- a CDS encoding HAMP domain-containing sensor histidine kinase codes for MNNKINYNKKRISIKTKITLWYTSMIIIIVLCFLGAMFYISSIAVKNSVYKRLETTVEKINKSIELENGELIIDNNLSVITDDIFISIYDKNLNFIYGNTDIDLEVSQNSDESNKVKIVKQKNSNSKWYVYDIRKNFIGHGEILIRGITPFSSLEKNIELIILIFIVIFPFLIFVSVLSGKFITKKSFSPIEQIVKTVNKISKGDDLSQRINLQNGEREIYDLAETFDQMFNRLQEAFDREAQFTSDVAHELRTPLSAIRMQSEYSLKYLNLNEESKDILKNILEKSKKMSSLISELLMLARMDKKNQKLNIKNENLNEIIQLVIEVESNYAKEKNIKIIYDEKNDIFADVDKDMLTRVFINLISNAITYGNENGMITITLDKIKNSDKIQCKIIDDGIGISSEHINKIWNRFYQVDSSRSSDNSGLGLSIVKWIIEEHKGTIMVESELGKGTVFTFYLPEKIL; via the coding sequence ATGAATAATAAGATTAATTATAATAAAAAAAGAATTTCAATAAAAACAAAAATTACGTTATGGTATACAAGCATGATAATTATAATTGTGTTGTGCTTTTTGGGAGCCATGTTCTATATCAGTTCTATTGCTGTGAAAAATTCTGTTTATAAAAGGCTTGAAACAACAGTAGAGAAAATCAATAAGAGCATTGAACTTGAAAATGGGGAGTTAATAATTGACAATAATCTTAGCGTAATAACCGATGATATTTTTATTTCAATTTATGATAAAAATCTTAACTTTATATACGGAAACACAGATATTGATTTAGAAGTTTCTCAAAATTCTGATGAAAGCAATAAAGTAAAAATAGTAAAACAGAAAAATTCAAATTCAAAATGGTACGTTTATGATATAAGGAAAAATTTTATCGGACACGGAGAAATATTAATTAGGGGAATTACACCTTTTTCCAGCCTTGAAAAAAATATAGAACTAATTATTTTAATATTTATTGTTATATTTCCATTTTTAATATTTGTTTCAGTTTTAAGTGGAAAATTTATAACAAAAAAATCCTTTAGTCCAATTGAGCAAATAGTTAAAACAGTTAATAAGATTTCAAAGGGAGATGATTTGTCTCAAAGGATTAATTTGCAAAATGGGGAAAGAGAAATTTATGATTTAGCAGAAACTTTTGACCAGATGTTTAATCGTTTGCAGGAGGCATTTGATAGAGAGGCTCAGTTTACATCGGATGTTGCTCATGAATTAAGGACTCCACTTTCAGCAATTCGTATGCAAAGTGAATATAGTTTGAAATATTTGAACTTAAATGAAGAATCAAAAGATATATTAAAAAATATTTTAGAAAAATCCAAAAAGATGTCAAGTTTAATTTCTGAATTGCTTATGCTTGCCAGAATGGATAAAAAAAATCAAAAACTTAATATCAAGAATGAGAATTTGAATGAAATTATTCAGTTAGTTATTGAAGTTGAAAGCAATTATGCTAAAGAAAAAAATATTAAAATTATTTACGATGAGAAAAATGATATTTTTGCAGATGTTGACAAGGATATGCTTACACGAGTTTTTATAAACCTTATTTCAAATGCAATTACTTATGGGAATGAAAATGGAATGATAACAATAACTTTAGACAAAATAAAAAATTCAGATAAAATACAATGTAAAATTATTGATGACGGAATTGGAATTTCAAGTGAACATATTAATAAAATATGGAATCGCTTTTATCAGGTTGATTCTTCCCGTTCCAGTGATAATTCAGGACTTGGGCTTTCTATTGTAAAATGGATAATTGAAGAGCATAAAGGGACAATTATGGTAGAAAGTGAGTTGGGGAAAGGAACTGTTTTTACTTTTTACTTACCTGAAAAAATTTTGTAA
- a CDS encoding PepSY domain-containing protein: MKILEKRMTPFLILAMLSASADINLYSAEITTVTIRNNRVRINLERAKKIVFEHSKIHSNNAKLTKLILEKENKKYVYAIEFYYKNKRYRYNVDANTGKVITYSSTERLISDSRWGVGKDITFQAKNAPAAAPSPAPIEQRTEPDAYADMQSKLEFSKRITEEESYDRAKYNFSRKEKNVEIIILEQLKKNVYDDLNNASFEEIILVNAEKSIYKGTIKANYIEYNFKINLSTGEILKWKLKK, encoded by the coding sequence ATGAAAATACTAGAAAAAAGAATGACACCATTTTTAATTTTAGCAATGTTGTCTGCTTCAGCTGACATAAATTTGTATTCTGCAGAAATAACGACTGTAACAATAAGAAACAATAGAGTGAGAATAAATTTGGAAAGAGCCAAAAAAATTGTTTTTGAACATTCTAAAATACATTCAAATAATGCAAAATTGACAAAACTTATTTTAGAAAAAGAAAATAAAAAATATGTTTATGCAATTGAATTTTATTATAAAAATAAAAGATATAGATATAATGTTGATGCAAATACAGGAAAAGTAATCACATATAGTTCTACTGAAAGACTTATATCTGATTCTCGTTGGGGAGTTGGAAAAGATATAACATTCCAAGCGAAAAATGCACCAGCAGCAGCACCGTCACCAGCACCAATAGAACAAAGGACTGAACCTGATGCATATGCTGATATGCAGAGTAAATTAGAATTTAGCAAAAGAATAACTGAGGAAGAAAGTTATGACAGAGCTAAATACAACTTCAGTAGGAAAGAAAAAAATGTGGAAATTATCATTTTAGAGCAATTGAAGAAAAATGTTTATGACGATCTGAATAATGCTTCATTTGAAGAAATTATACTTGTAAATGCTGAAAAATCAATCTATAAGGGTACAATAAAAGCCAATTATATAGAGTATAATTTTAAAATTAATTTGTCAACAGGTGAAATTCTAAAATGGAAATTGAAAAAATAA
- the ligA gene encoding NAD-dependent DNA ligase LigA: MSFSNVQEKYTKLRNEIEYHNNLYYNEDKPLISDMEYDALMRELKQLEQEYPELLKNEKNGESSPTEKIGGTASEKFSKVRHRVPMLSLSNTYNISEIEDFDKRIKKIILSENVKEHSKELEYILELKLDGLSISLIYENGALIQAVTRGDGQVGEDVTENIMEITTIPKKLKENISLEVRGEIILPISSFNRINQEREDDGEDIFANPRNAASGTIRQLDKTIVAERGLDCYLYYLVNAENYGINTHLESIEYIEKLGFKTTKIFEKYTDFKELEKSIEKWHNDRKKLDYETDGLVIKVNNFALYETLGYTTKSPRWAIAYKFPAEQVKTKLMDVTFQVGRTGVITPVAELEAVNLSGSVVKRASLHNFDEIRRKDIKIGDNVIVEKAAEIIPQVVNVVFDDRTGQEIEIQEPTNCPVCNSELAHEEGLVALKCHNPLCPEKVKRQIAYFVSRDAMNISGLGDKIVEKFIELGKIKTIVDIYSLKKYREELENLEKMGQKSVDNLINNIESSKNRDFSKVLYALGIPFVGKFNANLLTKTFKNIENLKNQSIKNLLAVKGIGDKVAVAVNTFLNDENNWKIITDLKNIGLQFAVDETNSEEIADNPIKDKNFLATGKLQKYKRNDIKDIILSKGGNYLSAVSKNLDFLIAGEKAGSKLEKAEKLGVRVLTEDEFEKEFLEI; the protein is encoded by the coding sequence ATGAGTTTTTCTAATGTTCAAGAAAAATATACAAAATTGAGAAATGAAATCGAATATCATAACAATCTTTATTATAATGAGGACAAGCCTCTTATTTCGGATATGGAATACGACGCTTTAATGCGTGAATTAAAACAGCTTGAGCAGGAATATCCAGAATTACTGAAAAATGAAAAAAATGGAGAAAGTTCGCCTACTGAAAAAATTGGGGGTACTGCGAGCGAAAAATTTTCAAAAGTACGACATCGGGTACCTATGCTTAGTCTGTCGAATACTTATAATATTTCTGAAATTGAGGATTTTGATAAAAGAATCAAAAAAATTATTTTATCTGAAAATGTTAAGGAGCATTCAAAGGAACTAGAGTATATTCTGGAACTGAAACTGGATGGGCTTAGTATAAGCTTGATTTATGAAAATGGAGCGCTTATTCAGGCTGTAACACGGGGAGATGGGCAAGTTGGGGAAGATGTGACTGAAAATATTATGGAAATTACAACTATTCCTAAAAAATTGAAGGAGAATATTTCGTTGGAAGTTCGTGGAGAAATTATCTTGCCAATTTCAAGCTTTAACCGAATAAATCAAGAACGGGAAGATGATGGTGAAGATATTTTTGCAAATCCTAGAAATGCGGCTTCAGGGACAATAAGACAGCTTGATAAGACAATTGTTGCAGAACGTGGGCTTGACTGCTATCTCTATTATCTTGTAAATGCTGAAAATTACGGAATAAATACTCATTTGGAAAGTATTGAATATATTGAAAAACTTGGATTTAAAACAACAAAAATATTTGAGAAATATACTGATTTTAAAGAATTGGAAAAATCTATCGAAAAATGGCATAACGACAGGAAAAAACTTGATTATGAAACAGATGGGCTTGTTATAAAAGTAAATAATTTTGCACTTTACGAAACACTTGGCTACACAACTAAAAGCCCACGATGGGCAATTGCTTACAAATTTCCTGCTGAACAAGTAAAGACTAAATTAATGGACGTAACTTTTCAAGTTGGAAGAACTGGTGTAATTACTCCTGTTGCTGAACTTGAAGCCGTGAATTTATCAGGTTCTGTTGTGAAAAGGGCAAGTTTACACAACTTTGATGAAATTCGCAGAAAAGATATAAAAATTGGCGATAATGTTATTGTAGAAAAGGCGGCAGAAATTATTCCGCAAGTTGTAAATGTTGTGTTTGACGATAGGACTGGACAAGAAATTGAAATTCAGGAGCCAACAAATTGTCCTGTCTGCAATAGCGAGCTTGCACACGAAGAAGGACTTGTCGCCTTAAAATGCCACAATCCACTTTGCCCCGAAAAAGTTAAACGCCAAATTGCCTATTTCGTTTCTCGTGATGCAATGAATATTTCTGGACTTGGTGACAAAATTGTCGAAAAATTTATTGAATTAGGAAAAATAAAAACAATAGTCGATATTTATTCGTTGAAAAAATACCGTGAAGAATTGGAAAATCTGGAAAAAATGGGACAAAAAAGTGTAGATAACTTAATAAATAACATTGAGTCCAGTAAAAATCGTGATTTTTCAAAAGTTCTCTACGCACTTGGAATTCCTTTTGTTGGAAAATTCAATGCGAACCTTTTAACAAAAACTTTTAAAAATATTGAAAATCTGAAAAATCAGTCAATCAAAAATTTACTGGCTGTAAAAGGTATTGGCGATAAAGTGGCAGTTGCTGTAAATACTTTCTTAAATGATGAAAATAATTGGAAAATTATCACAGATTTAAAAAATATTGGATTGCAATTTGCTGTTGATGAAACTAATTCAGAAGAAATAGCAGATAATCCAATAAAAGACAAAAACTTCCTTGCAACTGGAAAACTACAAAAATACAAACGAAACGACATAAAAGATATTATCCTGTCCAAAGGCGGAAATTATCTGTCAGCAGTTTCAAAAAATCTAGATTTTCTAATCGCTGGGGAAAAGGCTGGAAGTAAACTGGAAAAAGCTGAAAAATTGGGCGTTCGGGTGCTTACGGAAGATGAATTTGAGAAGGAATTTTTGGAAATTTAA